AGTAAAACAAAGCACCATTCTGGTTACCATCATCACTTCCATCCGCCATTTCAGGGTTTCCGTCCATGCAAACGAGCTCCTTGTTCCCTTTATGGCCGTGATAAGACGACATCAAATAGCCAGAATACTCCGTATGCCATCCGCTATAACAGGCATTCTTCGCCGGGATCATGACAACGCTTCTTCCAATAACGTGGCAGACGGCACATGGAACTTCTTTGTCATGTAAATCCGTGTGAAATGTTGCATCACTTGTTTCATACTCAGCACCGTAAACCCTGCTTACCGAACCCGCTGTTCTTTCATCGCAATCAAAGATTGGGTCCTTTGGCAGACAAATATAATTACTGCTTGCTCCATTTTGATCGTAATCTCCACCTCCAGCAAACCCTTCGTACACCAGTTCCGTGGTTCCAGGGCATGACCTCCGACCCCATCGTATGTATATTCCACTGCTTATGACTGATTTGGTCGATTCTATTTCTCTCTGCAACTCTTGCACTTTGTTTGTTAGGCCTTGAATAGAGACAAATGAGTATTTAAAGGTACATGTAGTAATAATAAGCTGTGTGTACTTCCTTTTATTTGCAGAATGCTGACTTTCGTACCAATGGAGCGATTATTGTCAATAATTAATACTGTTTACATCATGAGCCTGATTTTATCAAACAACGCTTAATATTCAAAGACTGAAAACTAGCTTACCTGTTACCGTCTGAATAGTTTCTTCCACAGAATCAGTTGTCTTCTTAAATGCTTCCTCAAACGCTTCCATTCTGATTTCCGATCTGATCACTTTCTCTAACAGTTTTTCCTCGTAATGAAACCTTGAACACTCAGGCTCCCGTGCAAAGCAAACGGCTGCAAATTGCATTGCcaacaaaataacatataagTTCTTCATTCCTGTTAGGATCTGTATATCTTTATTTCGATGCTAGCCTGGGTACAACTAACGGCTTATTGTCATAACATGCCACCTTGCAAAGCCGTAATAATGTTatgtctttaaatattaaatatttgacatcTCGTTTCGTTGCCTTAAgtgtttttgattattttgtttggtGACCACTCTAGC
This genomic stretch from Mya arenaria isolate MELC-2E11 chromosome 10, ASM2691426v1 harbors:
- the LOC128204528 gene encoding short-chain collagen C4-like, whose translation is MEAFEEAFKKTTDSVEETIQTVTGLTNKVQELQREIESTKSVISSGIYIRWGRRSCPGTTELVYEGFAGGGDYDQNGASSNYICLPKDPIFDCDERTAGSVSRVYGAEYETSDATFHTDLHDKEVPCAVCHVIGRSVVMIPAKNACYSGWHTEYSGYLMSSYHGHKGNKELVCMDGNPEMADGSDDGNQNGALFYFAKAACGSLKCPPYSENKALTCVVCSK